The Mya arenaria isolate MELC-2E11 chromosome 15, ASM2691426v1 genomic sequence TCTGGCGAAGTCAACATCAACAGTGCGTTCGAACCGGTGACAAGCATCGGCCTAAGCGAATCCGACTTTGCCAAAATTGATACCATGCTCAACAAACGCTGGCTACTTCATTTGAAATCCAGATTTACATTGTAAGTGTCCAACGTTGTTGAATAAGTAATGTAAGGGGTTTTACCAACAAACAGTGCATAAGAAGAGGACAAAACTTAGCTCAATGTATAAGTCAGTGAGATCGAGAAAAGGCTGACGTAGCCAAGCAGAATAGTCGCAGAAATTGTTTGAGAATCTCAGGTATCCCTGAAACCCCAAGTGAGGTCACAGACGTCAAAATACTTGACATCGTCAAGGGACAATTGATGTCGACCTGTCCCTTGATGATATAGACGGGAGCCATTGTCTTAGATACACGatacaaaaatactttattaaaagtcgggtatatgcttaaaagaaacattagctcaatgagctattttccgacatgaaacCAGCGAACTTAGCAAACCAGTGTCATTTGCAACAGGCGGTCGCTTGTGGAAGATCAGCTCAGTCGCGTCCAAGAAACATCGTTGTCAAATTCCCCACGTATAAAGCCCGTCAGAAACTGTAGTTGAACAAAAAAACAGCGCAGCTCAATCTTTAATCATGCCCGCAGCCAAAGAACGTCACTAGTATTTGGACCGCCGTTGGTAGCATCCTCGTGAGAGAGAACGACGTGACGGTCGGTCTCATTAACACCACTGACTCCTTCAACGAACTCAAACGTCGCTTGGCGCCGCAGTCACATAACACATTTCTTGAATATACTAGTATCTGTATACACCTACTGACCTGTACCTAGTTATTGCTACTCGATAAACATTATTTGGCCCTATCTTCACTGAAAATGAACTACACATATTTACGAGTTACTGCTCGTTTGTATTGTGTCATGTATTTATGCGACTCCCTTTTCCAGCCAATGTGCGAGTGATCTCTTTAATTCTTCACCATCGTGTTCCCAAACCAGAATTAAAGCCGAAactttgtttgtaaaacaagtaTCGTAACGTTATAGCTTCCAGCTTAACATAGCAATAGCTTCCAGCTTAACATAGCATGcattttatcatgaataatGTCTGTATAGCCATCCTCGTATTCTCACGTAATCTTCCATTTAAAATGCCTCACTGTATGTCAATGTTGTTTTCTACACCCTCAACCATTATTATGACACCATTACGTATATGTGTTTCAAATCACCATTTTTTCAGTCAAGATAGGTCGGGACCTTTACCATTATCTTTCCGCGTACGGTCCTGGCTGAGGTGTCATCTATATATGGCGCACGGACTGAATAACTACTTAAAGTGACCCTTTATGCAGTAATCGCGCTCCTTTATACTTGGCATATCGACTACCGTCATATTCACTACATTATAATAGTATTACTTGTTTCTAGAGCTGACCCTACATGTGTAACCGGCTCCGTCGCCACCTCTCTTTCCCTTTTAAATAGCTCTCTTGCATTCACCGCCCTTTCAAAACGCTGCAGAACAATTGCATTGGATACGTATTACGATAACTACTTTTTCACTCAAAaagttttgttatgtttctAAGTTGCTGTTACTCTTTTCTTTTTCGTAATATTACTAACCTTAGCAAGTGATGTTCATCAAGAATTTTGCACATCATCAACGACATCAAGCGTGCCCGTGACCTAAGTTTTAGATCTCATCGACCCTGATCTCAGTGTTATGCACCTAAATATTATGAGAATCTTACCTAAACTTGATTGTGTACACTGATATCTTCATTTTTACAGAAACCTGGCTCCATGACCCCACTGAAAGAATCCTTATTCAAAATTCTGACCCGCCCCCCTCCACCCGCTTTCGAAACGACCGTCTAGGTAGACAAGGTGGCGATGTTGCAATCTACATCCGTTCTGGTATTTAGTGTTCTCGTAGGTCTGATCTCGAAGGTATAGGTCTTGATTCTCTCTGGGTTGACCTCATCGAACAGCACCGAAAACTCATCGCAGGCTTTTACAGACCCCGAACACTATGAACAACTACTGATCACTCTTAGAACAGAGCATcgataatttaaacattacaatgtCAATGTTTAAGAACCACATTCAAACAAACTTTCTAGACTTTTTAAATGTTAGAACGCACATCAACTTTACTGAAACAACCCACTGCACTGAACATTTGTCGCCTTAATATGCACGTGAACCATCCTGAACATGTTTTGTCTAGATTCACAGCGGACCCTTTTATACCTTACCTAGTGCGCTTCCATCCAATGGTTACTTATTAAGGTTATAAACCCACAAATCTCCACAAAAGCTAAGTATGGAGATACGAACTTGTAAATGttggttttagcaaaattattaACATGAACAATTTAGACCGAGCTTCCTATGGAAAAATGAGAGCTTACTAAATTCAGCCTTATAAACAATTCCGtcaaaaattgttaatattttcccAAAGTCATTCCTTGGTTCACTTCTTACCTCCGCAAATGAGCTTAATTGACAACATCTGAAGACGCATGGttatataagtatctatcatgtgtttccggtacggatagaaaaatccgacccgagggcacgcgcgtaagccggtaacgaggcttgccgagttaccggccacgcagcgtgcccgagggtcggatttttcgatccggacagGAAAAGCATGAATGGTTTTTTTTCTGGCATATCtacaattatcaatttgtggaaaaaatgacgtagaaaacgcacttttgtacatttcaccaaaaagcgcgtgcgacgttgtttaccaGTGaagtcataaagcgcagtaattttaaattacTCAAAAACCAAAAACACTCACTTCCCATCCTAAAAGCTAATGTAAACACAGCAAAAATGACTTAGAAAAGGTAAAACACACGAATGCGTACTTTTGCCATCAATACACTGTCTATGATGAACACCATCGTCTTCCTCATACATTCCCCCATGCAGATTGCAACCTGTCACCAATTGTCATCTCCCCACAATACATCAAAGACGACATTGCCACGATGAATGTTAATTGTGTGGCCCGGACATGATAAGCCCGAACTCCTTAAAAATGTTCTGATTCTCTTGCGATTCCCCTATCGTTGCTCTTTTCAAAGTTGATTTCGTCATAAAAAAATCCCCTTCATATTGAAATCTTGCAAAATGTATCTCCGATGTTAAAGAAATCTGACCCGTCTGCTCCCAAAATCTACCGGCCTATCTCAATTCTTAGCTGTGTTGGGAACCTAATGGAACGATGTGTGCACAAACACCTTTACAACTATGTCATCCCTAACCATCTTCTCACACCCTGCCAATCTAACTTCATTAGCGGAGTTTCGACGGTAAATAAACTCAACTTTTTTCATGCATATCGgtgaaagaatgaaaaatattgatgaatgataacttgatcatttcactctggctcgagtgaaatgataacatttgatcaTTCCACTCTGTACAAACAACTCGGGACTATTTTGTCcatcttttataagatttgcttcccttgacttggaaaagtacatgtatgtaacaagtTGAGTACATGTTCGCTGTCGTCTGTAGTGCATTAATATACACATTGGCCGAATCGTATAGAATTCGATTGATTATGactatttaaaaagaacaaacttaccaatttatgtatgaactatATCATGGAACATACTGTTAAAATTAACCCGCTTGGTaggtatcggttgaatatttacttggccACATGTGCTAGTAATAGAGTTGATAGATCATTTTTTCCTGCAATCTCTAACcgcgtacatgtatgcacaagcattttgattaatttccttcaattgtttaccttcatcagttcaacaattcatttttctttttaaaaataatgattagaAAAGGCTTATCCAAAAGCTAAACGATAAAGGAGACCAGCTTTATCAAATAGCTCAGATCATCGGCCATAAACACCTGTACATTTATAGCAGATTGAAAACCAACTAGCCTTACTAGGCCATGGTGTTTTCCGACATCATGTCGAGAAAACTTTCAAAAGTCTGCGCTCCATCTTTCTCAAACGCATCCTCGACATTTCCTCTGCGGTTTTCGTAAACCCCAAATTTAACGGAAACGTGACTTTCAACTTTATTGGATATGAAACTAATTcgctgtctcaacaacaaaacatacttCGGCTGCACTGAACATGAATTCACTCCGAAAAAATACCGCAAGATCCAGAGTCTGAGAGCGACAGTGAATTGATCTATATACACTACGAAAACCACTATAATACCCCGGCTTCCGTTGCTTCTACGGATACACACTTTTTAAGTCCGtctttgttaattaaaatatgttgaaattgttcttgaatgtacaaaaaatgCCACATGCTCACGtttcattgaatattatttctactcgatatattcttttatttccgaaatgcttttgattaaatacttgttttgtacctcaataaatgttaacaatgataggtttcgttgatggaagtagggttttatctaaaaataatttcaattccaacaaCCATTTCCATAAAGAGTGGAACTAATTTTTAGTGGACGGACTGCTCGCTCGAATAGGAGGTAACCATGACATAGCGGTTATGCCGCGGTCACTCCCCTTCGCAAAGAGGCCACAGAAAGGCCTCTATTACAACTACAATGACATTTGACAAATGGCAAAAGTAAGGAGGTCATTGCTTTTTTCTGCGATATATCCAAGGCTTTTGACCGTGTATGGCGGATGGGTCTTCTTTTTCAAACTACATTATCTCTGTATCCAAGGTAGTGTCCACTAACTTTCACTCACGCTGGTCTTACTGTTCATACGGGGCCCCCTAAGGATCCATCCTAGGCCCCTTACTCTTCGTATTCTATATTAACGACAAAGTCACCCACATCCTTTCCCATGTCAGACTTTTTGCTGGTGACACCAGCATGTGCCTGTATATAATAGAATATAATCCTGCTGGCGCAAACGAAAACTTTCtgaattgtataaaatgaatcATAATCTGACACCAACATATTTATCGAAATTGCATCCTGACCAACCCAATCATAGATACACTTTCGGAAACAATTCCATCCCACCTATCGCCTGCAAATCCCAACTTTACCAAACATCATTCCTTCCTACTGCCATTCGTGAATGGAATTCACTTTCTCCTACCTGTTCCATGTCTCAAATATACCCGCTTTCCAATGTTGGTCtgagaaaaataaaatccttCACGCCCGGCTTCGTCTTTCATGCAGCTCACTAAAACAAGACCTCTATTGGCGTGCTATCATCGACTTACTCTTACCCATGTGGCCAATACTTTCAATACCCCCTCACCTTTAATATGGCGATGATCATTTAACCcataaatcaaataaagacgTCATCTTAAAAGTAGTAATGCGCAAAACTGCGAAAGAAACATATGTGTCGTaggcgatgtgatacatcaggaAGATTCAAAGCggtgtacacaacgatatcaattttatgtaagtgtttgactttttttctaattttttcttgcaatagtATCACTTGGTGTCTATTgccataaaaacattttaagtggTGAATATTATACGCTCTGGTCTCAGGTGTTGTTAATTCCAAAACACGACATTTTACGATTTCTGTGTCCAGGCGGCGTCTTAGGGTATTAATCATTTCTGTGATAGTTTTCCTTTACAATGTTAATGGCCAATATTGATCAACAATCAGATTCCAAAATTAACTTTGGAGTCATGGCTTGAATTGTAGAAATTAAACCACATTCACTTTGTCCCTTATGGTGAAGTATTTTTATTCAGTTAgaatgataatgattatatttcGATCACTTTCGATAATAAtccaaaatgcatttttattatacGTCGGTCTGTCGAACAATTGCTCAAACCATGCCGGATTGATTATTCGAAAATGCTTGGTAGGAAGGGTGGCAATGACAAGAAAATGATCAGTATATGACCACAATTGATTTTCGAGGTCAGTATACCAACGGCATGGTTGCGGTGACATTTAACACGAAAAGCTTGTCCAATTTAAAAGCAGGCACATTTCGAATAAAGTTATAGAGCATGTCTATGCCCTTtgtcaaatataaacatctttGACCATTTCCACATATCTACGAACAATGAACCTCAGAACACGTGCCGTTACCGTGTGCAGTTTGGTTAGCTTAACgtgcaaaacaaaatgtttaattgccCTATGAAATGTAAGCGATTATATCTCAAAGGATGGAAGCGATTCCTTTGTTGATTTTGACCCATCTACGTGCATGCTTATAATTGTCATTGCTTTTATCTGCTCTTGATAATGGACTGTTTAATTCAATGAAAGGCCGTCACTCAGATGTTCACAAATTCTGTGATGTTTACCAGTTAAAATCTAATTGAAAGTGtgattattattttggaaatcaCGACTATTTATTGTTCAGGGATGGTTTCCTTAGATGGAGTATATAAATGGTACAAAATCCCATCAActtcattttacttaatatcttGTATAGCTCTACAAGTGGAGAACCAATAATGGACAAATTTGGAATTGTTTTGACAGTTCTTGTACTGACAACCCAAAATGTAAGAACTATTTCCGGCACTGCGAACAAAAGTTCGGCTCATCTATTACACGATACGTTGATGAAAAGTaatgaatataacaaaaagatTCGTCCTGTTCGTGACGTCACCAAACCAACAGTTATCAACGTAAGTCTCGCACTTCTAAGTCTCGTGGAATTCAACGAAGTTGTCGAGAGGCTGACTGTTACCGGAATACTGAAAATCTCCTGGACTGATGAATACCTCACGTGGGACCCGCGATCGTTCGTGGGCGTGACGTCATTAGGCATCCCACAGGACGACATCTGGAGGCCAGACCTTGTCCTGGAGAACTCGAATACCAAGTTCCGGGATTTGGGTGCGCCCTCCACATTGGTTCGGGTAACGCATGATGGCACGTGCCTTTGGAAGCCCATGGAAGTGTTCCAATCCATGTGTTCCGCGAACGTTGTGCGTTTCCCATACGACATGCACACGTGTTGTCTGGCGTTCGAGTCCTGGACTAACTCGGACGGTGAGCTGCAATTGATCAACACGCTTCAGGAAATAGAGCTTTACGAATACGAGGGACAGCCGCAGTGGACAGTGATATACACCAAGGCAGAGAGAATGGTTCTTGGCAAAGATGAATATGTGGTATTTTGCATCTCACTAAAACGACAAGCATTGCAGATAATGTTGAACGTGATACTTCCAATAACGTTACTTTCATTCCTTAATAACTGTGTGTTTATACTTCCAGCTTCGTGTGGAGAAAAGGCCTCGTTTTCTGTGACGGTTTTCCTAGCTCTCTGCGTATTTCTCACGGTTGTGAGCGAGCAACTACCCAAAACCGCTGAcaaattgtcaatatttaacGTTTACGTATTCACGCAGGTGATCATAGCGACGTTGGTCACCCTTTCAACGCTCATTCAGATACGCCTTTACCACTGTGACGACCACCCCGAGAAAAACTCGTGGCTCCAAGACCGCCTTATACACCGACCAGCAACACACAACACAAGCACAGCGGACGGTGTTAAACCCAATCCGCATAACGATTCAATGGAAGACATTGCAAACAAGGACATGGACGACGATTGCGTGAAGCACTATCCGCAACAGCGTATCACGTGGAAAGAGGTCGCGCGGCGCCTGGATCCAGTGCTCTTCGTGACGTACACGAGCGCGAACGTGTGCATAAGCTGCGCCCTCTTAGTGTGGTCGACCGTCGCAGCAGAAGACTAATATGTCGTTTTTGACAAtcaaatgaatttataaaaaatgcagCAATATTTGCATTATGTTCCGTCTCATCGACGAACCTACTGTACGAGAGCTGGATTTATGGATTTGTCTGAATACTATCACGTTCAAAAACAAGAACCTAAATTGACTAGTTAAGACTGTTTCTAATTTGGGATACGGCTGAGGTTCCCCCTCGACATCCGAATTACTTGATCTTACGGTAATATAATGCGAGATGAGGTCCCGTTTTCCTTAATATATTAGTAGCGCTTCAGACGAAAATGTCATGAAATTGGTAAAGGCAATATAcaccttttatttatttctttaatacaTCGGATAATGAGAatgcatatcttttaaaaaaaataataatccatGTTTCTTCATCTTCATATATTAGTATACAGGAATTTTCCTATTAAGTTGTCATGtctttaaatgtacatgttttttggAAGGGGTTAGGTTTCTTCCTCTACGTATTAAGGCATAAAAAGGAAATGGGAAAcgtgtttaaataattttcaattgaGCTTATGttctttgtgtttaaaaattaaaaatgaagcctcatttacatatattgaatatgtaactttattttttcattttttttctgcaatatgTTGACTGTTATTTATATGTCGTAAAACATGAGTAATTAGGGGTTTGTCACGTGTGGCTTGCACAAGGAGTTGGtgatatttcaagttttatgtaatatttgaagcaaaaaatacGAGACCTTTgtgttaaaaatttaaacagCAGATTATCAGGCTCCTCAGGGgaaattgctacagttttttcacaattcgtttcctaATAAATTACTACTATTCATcagcaccacaacctattcattggcaccacaacgttcagaaaatcaagaatagtgcagcaagtataacatataaagttctaaaatttgtaacgcggcaaccttttgtcaataaaaaagccacacacatgtaaaaTTGCTTAAATCTAAGGTACGGgaacaattctcacgaaaatccagattttcacgttgtcaacactaacgtctagcaagttatgcaagttctagatgatcatatattaaattttattcaggacttttacatttagaacagcTCATGGCCATTCCattgtggaactacattctccaaatttttaaatttaatcgTATAAacctataaaaaataaaaactaagaaaccatactcactgtttacatccatattccactcattggcactacaacggaagacgcgttggagcattttcaacacataacaaaatgttatggctccaatgattacccggcgtGAACATCTTAGAACGCACACCAACTTATTACTGAACTAACCCACTTCAATATACATTCATCGTCCCTCATTGATCTTATGATCAGGTACCATCCGGAACATGTTTTGTGTAGCTTCACAGCGGACCTTTTTATACCTGGCCTAGTGCGCTTCCGCTGTCAAACGGTTAccttgttaaaatataatgcTCCTTAAATAATACTTTCCAAAGGACAGTATGGAGATACTACCAGGCTGATTTTGACAGTTTCAGAATCGAACTTGTAACTATTAAACagagaaaaacataaatattacagAAGTGTTCAAGAAATTCACTTCAAAGCCTAATAGCTAATGGTATCTCTGCAAATCATGACTTAGAAAAGGTAAATCTCAAGAATGCTTACTTGTCTTCTGTAAGCAATCCACTGTCTACGATGAACAGCATCCCCTTCCTGATACACTCTTGCAGAGTTGCAACCTGTCATCATATAAGTATCTATTggtacggatagaaaatccGACCCAatggcacgcgcgtaagccggtaatgaggcttgccgagttaccggccacacAGCGTGCCCGAgtgtcggatttttcgatcttGCATATCTACAATATTTGATCTTGCATATATCTACAATattcaatttgtggaaaaaattgACGttgaaaacgcacttttgtacatttcaccaaaaagcgcgtgcaacgttgtttactgacgtcataaagcgcagtaattttaaatcactattgacctcaaatagttcctttaaaatcGCGTTTTAACGATTGCTTATTACAACTTTAATTAATAGTCTTGCATACGTATACTATTATAtctgattgcgctttattgaaatggcataatatacttttcataaaccatacaataaaaattTAAGTGGCACGTTGTTGCACGTG encodes the following:
- the LOC128220127 gene encoding acetylcholine receptor subunit beta-like yields the protein MKSNEYNKKIRPVRDVTKPTVINVSLALLSLVEFNEVVERLTVTGILKISWTDEYLTWDPRSFVGVTSLGIPQDDIWRPDLVLENSNTKFRDLGAPSTLVRVTHDGTCLWKPMEVFQSMCSANVVRFPYDMHTCCLAFESWTNSDGELQLINTLQEIELYEYEGQPQWTVIYTKAERMVLGKDEYVVFCISLKRQALQIMLNVILPITLLSFLNNCVFILPASCGEKASFSVTVFLALCVFLTVVSEQLPKTADKLSIFNVYVFTQVIIATLVTLSTLIQIRLYHCDDHPEKNSWLQDRLIHRPATHNTSTADGVKPNPHNDSMEDIANKDMDDDCVKHYPQQRITWKEVARRLDPVLFVTYTSANVCISCALLVWSTVAAED